Part of the Pseudodesulfovibrio hydrargyri genome is shown below.
GAACGCGCGGCGGAAAACCTCCGCCGGTCCAACCCGGACCTGCCCCCTGCGCAGACCAGGTCCCCGGAATTCAAGCAGCTGGTCCTGGGCCAGCTGATCAGCGAGAAACTCCTCCTCGACCAGGCCCAGAAGCTCGGCATCCGCGCCTCGGACCAGGAAGTGGCCCAGGGCATCGCCTCGGTGGCCGCCTTCAAGGACGACAACGGCAACTTCGACAAGCAGCGCTACCTCGCCGCCCTGCAAGGAATCCGCATGACCCCGGCCGAGTTCGAGGCCAACTACCGTCAGGACCTGACCATGCAGCGGGTCAAGGACGCCGTGGGCGCTTCGGCCGACGTGTCCGAGGCCCAGGCCCGCCAGATCTTCGACTGGATCGGCGAGCAGGTCAGCCTCGACTACATCGAGGTCCTGCCCGTGGACTTCCGCAAGGACGTGAAGGTGGACGAGGCCGAGATCGAGGCCTACTACAAGGCCAATCAGGACCGCTTCCAGATCCCGGCCCAGGTCACCCTGCGGACCCTCTCCTTCACCCCGGCCTACCTGGCCAAGTTCCAGGCCGTGACCGACGACGAGATCGCCGAATACTACGCGGCCAACAAGGACGCATTGCAGGAGCCCGAACAGATCCACGCCCGGCACATCCTGGTCACGGTCAAGGACTCCGACTCCGAGGCCGCCCAGAAGAAGGCCAAGGAGCGCATCGACAAAATCTACAAGGAAGCCAGGGCCGGGGCGAACTTCGCCAAGCTGGCCGAAGAGAACTCCGACGGCCCCAGCGCGCCCAACGGCGGCGATCTGGGCTGGTTCGGCCGGGGCGCCATGGTCCCGGATTTCGAAAAGGCCGCCTTCGCCCTGGACAAGGGCGAGGTGTCCGAGCCGGTCAAGACCCGGTTCGGCTGGCACGTCATCAAGGTCGAGGACAAGAAGGAAGGAACCGCCAAGACCCTTGAGGAGGCCAGGGACGAGATCAAGAACCGCCTGGCCGAGGAAAAGGCGTCCGACAAGGCCAACGACCTCCTGGACCAGGCCACGGACCGTCTCGTGTCCGGCATGGCCCTGACCGACATCGCCTCCGAGCTCTCCCTCGAG
Proteins encoded:
- a CDS encoding SurA N-terminal domain-containing protein, with translation MLEIMRNNASGWIVKILFAVIIFIFVFAFGMSGLNNSGDPTVATVNGQVISRAEYQQMYERAAENLRRSNPDLPPAQTRSPEFKQLVLGQLISEKLLLDQAQKLGIRASDQEVAQGIASVAAFKDDNGNFDKQRYLAALQGIRMTPAEFEANYRQDLTMQRVKDAVGASADVSEAQARQIFDWIGEQVSLDYIEVLPVDFRKDVKVDEAEIEAYYKANQDRFQIPAQVTLRTLSFTPAYLAKFQAVTDDEIAEYYAANKDALQEPEQIHARHILVTVKDSDSEAAQKKAKERIDKIYKEARAGANFAKLAEENSDGPSAPNGGDLGWFGRGAMVPDFEKAAFALDKGEVSEPVKTRFGWHVIKVEDKKEGTAKTLEEARDEIKNRLAEEKASDKANDLLDQATDRLVSGMALTDIASELSLETETTDPMPAQYLAQTFGMSADTAKAVSDLAPGTAYKSPVAINGGYMLVEKVEDIAPSIMALKLVRQTIVNTLKDQKGAELAQTEADKIHAALTGPDAEAAAKKYAARIKTTKPFNRQGNIPGLGQSQPLAKAAFDAEDKDWLKLVYTMPGGGAVVARLNERIPASDADWKDQKQFWLDQAGQNYRREAVAAFMDDLSKNAQVEIARPDILK